gctccccagggagtagagAAGATGCATACATTAgcatgcgggcatgcaaggatccgatgacggGGGTATATCTGTAAAACGCTTAGAGACATCGTTCCGATGTGTAAAGCGCTATAATAaatgcggattattattattagatcggccgctcgagcattcaagaaTTTTCTTCCTATACCGGCTACGGCATTTATTACACTTGGGAGAGTGGCAAATTTAGATAAATTCCGTGGCAAAGGATGCTAGTACTGTGGTGGGGCttgaaccccagaccttgtggttcaaggTCCAGGGACTTGTCCACTGAGCGACAACACTTCTACAGCGAATACAGGAATAGCTTTGCTTCATGGGCTTCACAACACAGGGGCTGCACAAagcatggaggggggggggggtggtcagtGACAGGGCGACTTAATGGTTTTACCTCAAAGTTTGAAATCCGTTATTTCCccttatttatctatctatctacctagtatctatccatccatccatctctatctatctatctatctatttatctatatatctatctatctatttttgtaacaaatatttgatataaaatccggaaaataatttaatatcatatccttttgcctttttcttttaagttccTTTCCTTTTCGGTAGagcaacgggggggggggggggcacgaccCTAATCTGTATACGCCAGCGCTTTGCACCCCAAATTTCACAATTAAAGTTCCTTTGTATTCAGATTACTGTACATTATCCTTGATTCAGATCTCAATAATACGAAGGTATAATCGAGAATGACCCAGCCGCTTGAAACGACAGCCTCAATGCCTCGAGACATCATTCTTTCTGGATTTTTCCCTCTTTGTCTGAAAACATGTAGATACTGTGATGTATTATCATACATGGTTTTCGCATAACAATgttggtcccccccccctaaaattttggttaatgacctttttttttgcttgtcaaatttttttacctgtggACCCCTCCTaattttgttggcttccgccgccaatgaacACTGAGACGGAGAAAAGAGTACAAGCCGAAACAtggaaagaaagggggaggaaTCTATTTTGTGTCGAGGAATCGCTCCTTATTTTGTCCCAGCGACTATCAGTAAGTTATTACCAGTTATTCCCCCCCCTcccgaaaaaaaatgaaataaacaaatgcaCACACGCAAACACATCACACACAGGACTTTCCCTatattcttctcctccttcctgTCTTGCGTCTGTTTATACCTGCATGGACcccgtgacccccccccccccccctctctctttctatctccctCTCATGTTTTCCtctcactggcgtaaatccttgCGTCACACCTATTATTCAGGGGGATGATCTACTTGTTCCATCCCCTGAACGcaaggatttacgccagtgtttcctttacccccccccctacccgttcacacacacacacacacgcgcggGAATTCGCTTCACTCTCTATCAGTCTATTTCTCTAGCTTACTCAAAATACAACAATGTGAATTTGTATTCATCAATTTACGATTGACAGTTCGCCGCTCGATTTACTCTTGCTCCAAGCAAGAGAATTCCTCGATCTCACCCCCTATCCAAAAAAAAGAGTACCCCTCCCCTCCCAATGTTTGCATAAGCCATGGTGATTTTGATTTATAATATTTGCACTTGGATGAATGGAGTCTGGCTTTCCATAATCGAAGCAGAAGCGAGATAAAAGCTGTCTGATATTTCGATTTTTCGCCATCAAAACTTAATTCATACATGCGCACCCTGCGTGGcggatgaataaaaaatatcgcCATGAAGAATTCTATCTTGCGTTTCATTAGAAGCATTGATGTTTTAATACCCCTTTTGAATATTGCACAGGGGCTCGGCCTGGGAACATTTTTTGATAAGGGGTTCTGGactggtttaaaaaaatgacatacataAAAACAGGTTTTCActccaaaatgaaggtgattttggtgtTACCAAAAATGGTCTTTGCTccaaaatgaaactgaaagtgaCTTTTTCAGCATATACCAttgtggtggtagtggtgatttttttatttacctgattactaagaaagcatgaatgcttgtaagtaagtaaccagaggaccgacggcttaaatTCCTCTTCGGGGAACTTGGTAATGGGGatttaaatgccttaccaaagggcacttgCGCACCAATTGGGAATACGAaatccccgctctaccgactgagctatttTGTGTGATCGAGTACCATGTTTAGAAATTAGAAAGGGAAGACAGcaaactaataaaaaaagacattatTGCTGATAttcaataacaacaacaacaacattaacaacaacaaaaatcgcAGTTAAAGTAGCAAATCTGTCAAGGTCAATCCAATGGTGAAATTATTGACAACGTCGAGGGATTAAACGGGAAAACTACCCAGGGATTTTGCATAATAACACATTAAATTAACCTTTCAATcaaagtaagtccagatgaatagattCATTTTTTCCATCGTAATTTGACTTTTCCTGGATGAATCAATCCTTCCGTCAGTTTATTAAATTAACCTTGTTAACCTtcactcttttctttctttctctatctttctttttctttctttctctttccttttttctcccccccccccctctctctctctctctctctccctatctcCTTTTCTGAAACTCTTTCTAAACCATGTTTAATCAAATTAATAGAGTTTTCCACGTTCCTGAGAAATCCCCTTTCAGTAAAAATATCTCTGAATTCGTAAACCGAAACACCAATAGTAGTCATGAAAAATCCTCGAGGAGAAATACTTCCACcatcaagaaaaatgaaatgtttaaaaGAGGGAAAGCCAATtatttaaagatcaagtccaccccagaaaattgttgattggAAATGACAGataaaattcaaacaagcataacactgaaaatttcctcaaagtcggatgtaagttatgacatttttaacttttgcttatttttcacaaagcagtgatatgcacaactcggtgacatgcacatgagacagtcgatgatgtccctcactcactatttcttttgttttctattgtttaaatcatattttattttttacagatttgaaaataaggaccaacttgaccatgttgactgaaccatagtattaaacaatgctaattccacatgttcattgaGGAAATGtctgttgtttcacttgacgatggaggaaattgaaaaaaaaatcatatttcatttaataaaatacaaaagtaatagtgagtggatgatgtcatcagtctcctcatttgcataccaaccagggagtgaatattactgttttgtgaaattaagcgaaattttaaaatgtcttaactttcttatttcacatccgatttcgatgaaattttcagtgttatgcttgttttttttctctttttattcaaatcaactttttgttggggtggacttgtcctttaagaagaGGAGGCATGTCCCTTATCGACCCCAGCCACTGAGCATACCAAGTGAGCttgtatgaaaataatattccaGACTCTTTGTATAACCGACCCACTGTGGATCTATTGATAAGAGTCCTTTTCATTATGTGAACTCCCGATACAATTTTTCGATTGATAAGCGTACACGGTGGGTCAGTGATTATAAAAGAAACTCTTTTTAGAAAGAATTTTAGTTCTGGTTTAGATTAACAGAACTTGCATTTCGAGAGATGCTGACTGTGCATGGAGTGACCTTATGGCAAGCCGTTTTATCATTTAATCATATTTCTTGATattaagaattaatttcttgatatcaagaaatcggattcttgatatcaagaaatgtttTTGTGTAGTTAAGCAATAGTAATTCTTAATATAAAGAAATAGGAATAATTGCTTAAACGGCTTGCCATATGACCTAGCTTTGAAGTTCGAAGGAAttaatattctttgaaaaacacaatcacgtcataataatcattttaccacaagaaaaggtcaccagtCGTACAGATACTCGTATCTTACCAGCCATAAGTTGATGAATGGCCTTTTTTGTGCGGGTTCCATTTATAAAGGTCATGTGACTGTCATTCGGAACTTCCttacccccaaaaaataaaaaaatgaaataataaacacataaataaataaataaataaataaataaatgaatgaataaataaataaataaataattaaataaataaataaaatagaataaataaaaaattaacaaaaaagggtgatgtttcacaaaactgttataACAAAGTTATAAAAACTCATTGGCCATTGACCATGAAAAGATGATTTTAAATACATGTGATTCGATTATTTTCAGACCTTTTTAAAGCACGAGTCGCATGAAGTTGAaattaacattggtttgacttttaaaaaatctgagctagaaggtcacacttgtcacctgtgtctgtgatatgttacaaaaatgaagcccagaaaaaattgcgttcgaaaataattatttagtgcttcaaaaattgaaatataaagtgaccggaaaccccatcttgatttcatcccatacacttatgtgtactatttaggcgtctataagacacctatttacaaaatcggggtttgccttgtagttttagcttttcattctcgaaaatggttgttttcagggtttattagttttaatacatgcacttgtacacatgtttcatcttggtttgagaatttttttaaatcggctgctcacaaagttaaacaatacctttaatcctaacacatttctattatttctttccacaaTTTAAATGAGATGATTTGAAATTATACAATTAAACTTTGTCAAAATTGTAGGCAAAACTTGTAAACTCAAATTCCAATCGATCATAAAATCATTCACAACTTTACGGTCAACTTTGTGAAACAGTACAATGTGTGAACTCACTGTCTGAAGCAGAATTAGAGACCACATTGTTAACACCCTTAACGTTTTCAAGTATTTTATTGAGTACTGATTGTTACACTCTTCAGCGTTTTGTAGACTGAAGAATTTTATCTTGCCTGTATTTGAAAGACATCGGAGTTGTTCAATATATACAGTTATTTCCAAAAAATTCTACACATTAAGTATATTGTTTACATAAACAGAAATAACATCGAAGCTCATATTCTTATCATTTAAAGCCCAAGGCTGTGTCATCGTTgttaaacactcttaaaacagaATGACTTGAAATCTCAGTTCGGTGCAACTagaatgtaatatatatatgttcatcTACATATATAATTAGGAAATGGTCGAATAAGTCTAATGTTTAGTTATTGTAAACTATTTTATTAAAAGTGTTTATGttagatattatttgtatttttttccactttATGCATCGAATATAATGCAACATACCACATTTTTATATCCTATTGTTGGTCATAAGAACTGAAGAACAAGTATAATCGGGAGCGTAAATAATTATgtgcaaaatgaaaaaggatTAGAATAGCACGTTGCATAACTGTTGATCTATAAAGAGAATCGGTCTTACACCGCAGCAAATAtatgaatttcttcttctttttttaataaagacaattaaacaaaatgatgtTACAAAGAGCTAGATCATAGAGCACTGATTGTGATGCTTTATAAAACCGTGACAAGActaatctttttaaaatatagTCAAGTCACGAAAAAAATCCATCCCATATAAATTGCGCGAAGTATTAATTTGTTACATCATATTTTATAATCGGGTGTAAAACTGAGTAACTATTGGTTTTCTGTTTCTCCTATatgaattgaaaacaaatcCCTAAGATCCAATCTTTATACAATGTTTTCCCGAGATACTGTCTTCATTGTCCCTATTCCTTGGGTGtagcttcttctttttttaacttataCCAAATAATTTGGTTTTAATATCGGAAAGTCTTCAATGATAAAGCATTATAGAATAAAGATTTATCAGGAATGACGCCAAAGCTATCTTTTGAAACACGTAaaagattttatatttttaagaaGTTCTAGATGTTGTGTTTTTCACGGTTTAGTTCAACTGCTTTCAGAAGTAGTTCCAATAGTTCCTCATCTGCGAATCGCTTGGCTGATGCTGGTTGAGTTTCTGCCATTCCGCCTTCTTCGTTGGTGGGAGCCGTGTCAGCACCAGCACCGGCTTCAGTATCTGCAACATTCCCAGTCCCTGCATCAGCATTGGTGTCAGCAACAGGGTCAGTGTTAGTGTCAGCTCCGGTGTCAGCATTAGCACCAGCTTCGGTGTCAGCAGCTCCAGTTTCAACACCCGTCTCCTCTTCTGTTCCTGTGTTATCGTTTGCATCAGCTCCGGTGTCAGTAGCTCCAGTTTCAACACCCGTCTCCTCTTCTGTTCCTGTGTTATCGTTTGCATCAGCTCCGGTGTCAGTAGCTCCAGTTTCACCACCCGTCTCCTCTTCTGTTCCTGTGTTCTTGTTTTGAGCTTCTTTCAACTGATCAATCAGCGTCTTCCAACGAGATGGTTcaccttcctcctcctcttcctctgcGACTGTTTCGGTTGGTTCTACTTcctgttcttcttcttccacccaAGGACTTTCAGGCGCGATGTCCGGCGCGATCCCGCTGAACATGGCCAAGACTGCGGCAGCGTCGAGACCTGATGGCGGGAAGCAGAGATTGTACATCATGTTGATCACCACGTCCCGTTTGGTCTCCAAGGTCTCCCTTCTCTTGTACAACCCCTGCATCATGCCGCACAGCTGGGCTGAGGTAAGATCCGAGTATGGTTTGTTGATTGCCACAATTGGGACAGGCGCTTCTGTGGTTGTCGCCTCTGTCGTGGGTTGTGTTGTGGTTGGTGCTTCGGTCGTTTCCTCGTCGTCGCCACCGAACAGCGTATCCCAAAACTTTTCATCCATTTTCAGTATTTCTCTTAGGAGAGCTTCCTTTTCCGACATCTCTCGCATCTGATAAAGAAAATGACGAAAGAGGGGGGAAAATGCCCATGAAAGTCAAGTAGACTTACATAACTTGACAGTATATTTCCATTAGAGTTTCAAAAAGGGAgtgtttctttcttcttttttggagGGGGAGGCACTGGATGCACtgtaatttttattgaaattgtgAGTATGAAATGCAATGTTGGTATAATTATTGTGGCAAAATTTATCGTTTTATGATTTACTTTGCCATCGACATCGATGATCTAATTAAGATGAGTCAAACAAGATATTCTAGTAATATTCCTCTCAATGACATACTTTCAATATGGAAACTTTTTTGTTAAATGTGTTCTGTGCAATTATTGTGTTGGTTTGATTCTTTGTGTCATTATTGGTTCCAGATGTGGGCGATTATGTTTGTTTATGATATGACTTGTATAGAAGGTCACAAACAACATTATTAATGCATGCCAACCCCCTGCAATCATTAATTGCCATGACTAGTACCTTattctaattaattattccacacagttgcttgtttttttttccagaaaagaTTTAATCTCACAGATAGTAGTGAACACAACGGAACAATCATCACGTCGTTAAAACGGGCAACGTTCGTTATTCCCAAGTTTCCAatattccggaggttcgttaatccgaaaacgaaataaggttcgttagttcgAAAAAGACATAAGGTTCGTTAGTTTAAGAATGAAATAAGggtcgttattccgaaggttcattagtccgaaaacaaaaaaaaggttcgttaatccgaaggtttgtaagcctgaaaacgaaatgaggttcgttattctgaaggttcgttaatccgaaaatgaaataaggttcatttTTCCTCAAATGAAAAGTTTTTATATAGGAACAAAAAACGGTgttgtaattaaaaaataataggaTATTATGCAGTAATAGTTTCAACGGAGGATTGATGCAGAATATGCTGTGGCCAAAAGCAAGTATTGCATCAAGAATTGGCCCGTGGATCAAGCATCTTAATTgtgattttatctgagcaattgctgcctgaGCGATTGGATTAAGAATGTTGGGGACAATTTGTTAGTCACCTGTGAATAAccgtaataatttttttttcaaaatgtaaaatgtattttttccacatgaaatgtgccctttttcaaaatgaaatacctttTTGAAGTAgaacataatacattttaggttagaaatcacaacaaaattttgacttgcgcttcgcgctcgctatAGTTATTGTTTAATAAGATATTCACCATGTTTCTGGTTttaaaagtgcttagaatgtccagttttcaggtttgaaTATCAGCTCGCGATTCGCTCTCGCATTATTCGATCGTGAAATATGTATCCTGTTCATGGGttactaaatgcagtccttaacaggttccttttctggtgagtgtattgaaaatttcagcccgcgcttcgcgcttgcgtTAATTCTTCAGATAGATACACAtcttcatgattacaaaaactacTCGGAatgtctaattttcatttcttattgaaaaagtccaaaagtttgagcttgcgattcgcgctcgcactcGCAGCATCTCGCAAGGTTGCTCTTTAAGCAGTAATTAGCGCCATGATTGACAAATaagcgagttttacaacttcagatttgaaaaaaatcaaatccaaatatttgtatttatcttataataatcagaaatcacttcaaaaaggttttgttcaacttaattactacaaaacacacaacattttcacgcagatgataatctcatggtgaaaatatcagtttgcaccaaaatgtcaattttgacataataagtgcccttttggtttttttccccaaaacctTGGACCAGGGtcttgtaacacaaaggttagcaattaatcgtacgcttgattttcacgattgattgtagaTTGTAGTCAattgaatcaatcgtagaaaaggtgttctacgatcattgctaagcttgtGTCACGGGCCCCAGCttacgttccgccgccccttCCTTCCATTTGCATAACAATTGAAAAGAaacagcgcccccccccccaccaccaccaccaggcTTTTAATTTCCTTCCAGTTTTCCCGGATTCGCCacagattatttcattttagattTAACGAACCTTCCGTATAAAGAAacctatttcattttcggattaacgaaccttcggaataacgaaactTAATTTTCGTtctcggactaacaaaccttatATCcctttcggaataacgaacctcatttcatgGCTCAATAAAcaagtaaatgtatgaatagATAAGGGTTAGGGTTATGTATTAGGgttatgtattatgtatagTTACTTCACTgataaatatttaattaattaatcaaatgaatgaattgaataacaaataaatgtacaaaaatataaataaaaaataaatgaataaaaatgacatggttaagtaaataaatacattgattaattaactaattaaatgaatgaattgatacACCACTGTATTAATAAACAGAAGAGTAAAccaaaatattgaattgataaatgaatgaatataaagaaaggaTGATATAAATAAACAGGATGACTAAATcaattgataaatgaatgaaaaaataaataaataatgattatcaaTATTGGTTTCTTTTCCTATAGAGCACCgatctgtgtgtttttttttttttggggggggggtacaataGCTTAACATAATACTTAAGAATCGATGTACATACGTTGTTTTAATAAAGCGAAGAGATTTGTGTAGGAGTGTTACACTTTATGTATAAAGTCTCGATTAACAGCAAAAAAGTAAGCACACCTACACCAAACTGTACTGATTCATAGTCTCAATGCGGAgttgaatattttcattaaaatgtgatAATTTAAAGGGCACATTTCTTTTGCCCATTCATTAAACTTACCGGAAACGCCTGTGTTATGGCAACAGCAACAGTCATTAAAGCAACTATGCAAACAAATTTAgccattttgaagaaatttgacTCGTTTTTTCCCCCTGGATAAAAACAATGATGTGATTTCTGCTGAGAGACGAGATCATTCACACCCTATCTCAAAACGGGGTGAGATGCATGGAATATCAAAATGGTGGTTGCGCC
This region of Lytechinus variegatus isolate NC3 chromosome 18, Lvar_3.0, whole genome shotgun sequence genomic DNA includes:
- the LOC121431979 gene encoding cell wall protein IFF6-like: MAKFVCIVALMTVAVAITQAFPMREMSEKEALLREILKMDEKFWDTLFGGDDEETTEAPTTTQPTTEATTTEAPVPIVAINKPYSDLTSAQLCGMMQGLYKRRETLETKRDVVINMMYNLCFPPSGLDAAAVLAMFSGIAPDIAPESPWVEEEEQEVEPTETVAEEEEEEGEPSRWKTLIDQLKEAQNKNTGTEEETGGETGATDTGADANDNTGTEEETGVETGATDTGADANDNTGTEEETGVETGAADTEAGANADTGADTNTDPVADTNADAGTGNVADTEAGAGADTAPTNEEGGMAETQPASAKRFADEELLELLLKAVELNREKHNI